The Hydrogenophaga crocea genome contains a region encoding:
- a CDS encoding enoyl-CoA hydratase/isomerase family protein — MSDSVVVTEVRNRSLWIRLNRPDAMNSLTPEVLQAIDTALDQALERADVMTVVLTGTGRAFCAGADLKYVRGQLGEHGTSAFLAGVLRTMNRLDRFPKPVIAALNGITLAGGLELVLCCDLVIAAQSAKIGDAHANYGLLPGGGGSVRLPRVIGPTRAKYLLYTGEFVSAEDMREAGLVNQVVDDAQLAAATQKVADTIATKSPLGLQRMKALVDDGLDQPEDTALRLELLASEVHAFSADLQEGLEAFQGKRAPRFTGK, encoded by the coding sequence ATGTCAGATTCAGTGGTGGTTACCGAAGTCCGGAATCGATCTCTTTGGATCCGCCTGAACCGCCCGGATGCAATGAACTCGCTCACGCCAGAAGTCCTCCAAGCCATCGACACAGCCCTGGACCAGGCGCTCGAGCGCGCCGACGTAATGACCGTTGTTCTCACCGGCACCGGCCGCGCCTTCTGCGCTGGGGCGGACCTCAAGTACGTACGAGGTCAGTTGGGCGAGCACGGCACGAGCGCCTTTCTCGCGGGTGTCCTGCGGACCATGAACCGCCTGGACCGGTTCCCCAAGCCTGTGATTGCCGCACTGAACGGCATTACCCTCGCTGGCGGCCTGGAGTTGGTGCTGTGCTGCGACCTGGTTATCGCAGCCCAAAGTGCAAAGATTGGCGATGCGCACGCCAACTACGGCCTGCTTCCCGGCGGTGGCGGCTCGGTGCGCCTCCCCCGTGTAATTGGCCCGACGCGTGCCAAGTACCTCCTCTACACCGGGGAGTTCGTTTCAGCCGAGGACATGCGGGAGGCCGGGTTGGTGAATCAAGTCGTGGACGACGCGCAACTCGCTGCGGCGACCCAGAAGGTGGCAGACACCATTGCCACCAAGAGTCCCCTGGGCCTTCAGCGCATGAAGGCACTGGTTGACGACGGGCTCGACCAACCAGAGGACACGGCACTTCGCTTGGAGCTTCTGGCGTCAGAAGTTCATGCTTTCAGCGCTGACCTTCAGGAAGGACTGGAGGCCTTCCAGGGAAAACGTGCGCCGCGTTTCACCGGCAAGTGA
- a CDS encoding CaiB/BaiF CoA transferase family protein — protein sequence MKSSSEGGRLPLAGVKVVEFEGIGPGPLAGLHLVQLGASVTLVARPGRGALPPEMTPPTDSLINRGKHRVTLNLKTPRDQAIAMDLIAQSDALIEGNRPGVMERLGLGPKDCAKVNPRLVYGRMTGWGQDGPLAQAAGHDMNYVALTGLMSLTETPGHPPILPPTVLGDAAGALGLTMGIVAGLFAARNGEGQGCVVDGAIVDVLALLAPLVQLLRKGGALEGVEPSVFHDSPFYDRYRCADGRYITVGAIEPPFYALLLEKMGLSDVDPAHQMNRASWPALKVRLAEAFASKSSRHWTRELEGTDACFAPVLTLGEAARHPHNASRGLYRLTSDGDVETARGLRFLPLVERGHLESSQ from the coding sequence ATGAAGTCATCTAGCGAAGGCGGTCGTCTACCGTTGGCGGGAGTCAAGGTGGTGGAGTTCGAGGGAATCGGTCCAGGCCCCTTGGCGGGCCTTCACCTGGTACAGCTAGGCGCGAGCGTCACCCTGGTCGCCCGCCCCGGTCGAGGGGCTCTGCCACCAGAAATGACCCCGCCAACCGATAGCTTGATCAACCGCGGCAAGCACCGCGTCACGCTGAACCTGAAGACGCCACGAGACCAAGCGATTGCCATGGACTTGATCGCCCAAAGTGATGCCTTGATTGAAGGCAATCGACCGGGGGTGATGGAACGGTTAGGTCTTGGGCCTAAAGACTGCGCCAAGGTAAACCCCCGCCTCGTCTACGGCCGCATGACGGGCTGGGGACAGGATGGCCCGCTGGCCCAAGCTGCCGGCCACGACATGAACTACGTGGCACTGACCGGACTGATGTCTCTGACGGAGACACCCGGCCATCCACCGATCTTGCCCCCCACGGTCTTGGGGGATGCGGCAGGGGCCTTGGGTCTGACGATGGGAATCGTCGCCGGGCTGTTCGCCGCGAGAAATGGCGAAGGGCAGGGCTGCGTCGTCGACGGAGCGATTGTGGATGTGCTCGCGCTTCTCGCGCCTCTGGTTCAGCTTTTACGCAAGGGAGGCGCCCTGGAAGGGGTGGAGCCCAGCGTGTTTCATGACTCACCGTTCTATGACCGCTATCGGTGTGCGGACGGTCGATACATCACGGTGGGCGCTATCGAGCCTCCGTTCTATGCGCTTCTTCTGGAAAAGATGGGGCTGTCGGATGTGGATCCCGCTCACCAGATGAACAGGGCGTCGTGGCCGGCACTGAAGGTCCGACTGGCTGAGGCATTTGCGTCGAAGTCAAGCCGCCATTGGACTAGGGAACTGGAGGGCACGGATGCTTGCTTCGCGCCCGTCCTCACCTTGGGAGAGGCGGCGAGGCATCCCCACAACGCCAGTCGTGGCTTGTATCGCCTGACCTCCGATGGCGACGTCGAGACGGCGCGGGGATTGCGCTTCCTGCCCCTGGTTGAACGGGGCCATTTGGAGTCATCCCAATGA
- a CDS encoding thiolase family protein, which produces MNDIYVIGVGMTPFGRHLDLDMKALTRQAVEAAIADAGVQKEQLEAAFFGNTSQGHMEGQHMIRGQIALRAMGIGRIPVVNIENACASGSSAFALACSHLKSGAGDVALAVGTEKMFSTDKARMFSVFDSAWDISRAHEIRDSLMRLGRDVTVPEGTTSPKPYSVFMDVYAAFARSHMRTFGTTQRQLAAVAAKNHAHSVHNPLSQYRVAYTIDEILAAPPITYPLTLPMCSPISDGAAAAILCTGEALKRLNLDARRAIRVLATVVQSGSDREESDYRSHCTALAAKKAYDLAGVGAADISVAEVHDATAMGEIIQSENLGFCEFGMGGVIAERGDTSLGGRIPINPSGGLESKGHPVGATGLAQIHELVTQLRGEAGKRQVEGARLALAENGGGLEGIEEAVACITILGR; this is translated from the coding sequence ATGAATGACATCTACGTGATTGGGGTTGGCATGACGCCGTTTGGCCGACACCTCGACCTGGACATGAAGGCGCTCACCAGGCAGGCGGTGGAGGCAGCCATCGCGGATGCCGGTGTGCAGAAGGAGCAGTTGGAAGCGGCCTTCTTTGGCAACACTTCGCAAGGACACATGGAAGGGCAGCACATGATTCGCGGGCAGATTGCCTTGCGCGCCATGGGCATTGGTCGAATTCCAGTGGTGAACATTGAGAACGCCTGCGCCAGTGGCTCCTCTGCGTTTGCGCTGGCGTGTAGCCACTTGAAGTCCGGTGCGGGCGATGTCGCTCTCGCAGTGGGAACCGAGAAGATGTTCTCCACCGACAAGGCGCGAATGTTTTCCGTGTTTGACAGTGCCTGGGATATCTCTCGTGCACACGAGATTCGAGATTCCCTCATGAGACTGGGCCGAGACGTGACAGTGCCCGAAGGAACGACCTCGCCCAAGCCTTACAGCGTCTTCATGGATGTGTATGCCGCTTTCGCGCGCTCGCACATGCGCACGTTCGGCACGACGCAGCGGCAGCTCGCGGCCGTGGCTGCCAAGAACCACGCCCACTCGGTGCACAACCCACTTTCTCAATATCGAGTGGCCTACACCATCGACGAGATCCTGGCGGCGCCACCCATCACCTATCCGCTGACTTTGCCTATGTGTTCGCCCATCTCTGATGGCGCGGCGGCTGCGATCTTGTGCACAGGCGAGGCCCTCAAGCGCCTCAACTTGGACGCCCGGCGAGCGATCCGCGTGTTGGCCACGGTGGTGCAAAGCGGCTCAGATCGCGAAGAGTCGGATTACCGCTCGCACTGCACGGCGCTGGCCGCCAAGAAGGCCTACGACCTGGCGGGCGTCGGAGCTGCAGATATCTCAGTGGCTGAGGTCCATGACGCTACCGCCATGGGCGAAATCATCCAGTCCGAGAACCTTGGCTTCTGCGAGTTCGGCATGGGAGGCGTCATCGCGGAGCGAGGTGACACAAGCCTCGGAGGGCGGATTCCGATCAACCCGTCTGGAGGTCTGGAGTCCAAAGGGCACCCTGTCGGGGCTACTGGGCTTGCACAGATTCACGAGCTGGTTACTCAGCTGCGAGGGGAGGCGGGGAAGCGCCAGGTTGAAGGCGCTCGACTTGCGCTCGCCGAGAACGGCGGTGGCCTGGAAGGCATTGAAGAAGCGGTGGCCTGCATCACGATCCTTGGCCGCTGA
- a CDS encoding SDR family NAD(P)-dependent oxidoreductase, with product MDIQNVVALVTGAGSGLGLATCQALVKAGAKVMAVDVDEERLVNSVLPLGPNVRIQRVDVSNDAEVKAAVDFAVQAFGSLQVAVNCAGILGPCKTLSKGELFPLSLWNQVIAVNLTGTFNVIRHASLAMSRNTANDDGERGVIVNTSSGAAWQGQMGQAAYSATKAGVMGLTLPVSRDLAQHGVRVVSIAPGLFETGMSAGMPPKVSQGLIDHSILFPHRMGRPQEFASLVQHIVENAYFNATTISLDAGTR from the coding sequence ATGGACATTCAAAACGTGGTGGCACTCGTCACCGGAGCGGGCTCGGGTTTGGGCTTGGCCACCTGCCAGGCGCTGGTGAAGGCGGGCGCCAAGGTGATGGCGGTGGACGTCGATGAGGAGCGCTTGGTCAACAGCGTGCTGCCGCTGGGACCCAATGTTCGCATTCAGCGGGTCGACGTGTCCAACGACGCTGAGGTGAAGGCCGCCGTCGACTTTGCGGTTCAGGCATTTGGGTCGCTGCAGGTGGCGGTGAACTGTGCCGGCATTCTTGGGCCGTGCAAGACCTTGAGCAAAGGTGAGTTGTTCCCCCTTTCGCTCTGGAACCAGGTCATTGCCGTCAACCTCACTGGCACGTTTAACGTGATCCGACACGCGAGCCTGGCGATGTCGCGCAACACAGCCAACGACGACGGCGAGCGAGGTGTGATCGTGAACACCTCTTCCGGTGCAGCTTGGCAGGGTCAGATGGGGCAAGCAGCCTACAGCGCCACGAAGGCAGGGGTGATGGGGTTGACGCTGCCCGTCTCACGTGACCTGGCGCAGCACGGCGTGCGGGTTGTTTCCATTGCACCGGGCCTGTTCGAGACGGGCATGTCAGCAGGTATGCCGCCCAAGGTCTCACAAGGGCTGATCGACCACTCGATTCTCTTCCCGCATCGCATGGGGCGACCGCAGGAGTTCGCTTCACTGGTTCAACACATCGTCGAGAACGCGTACTTTAACGCCACGACCATCAGCCTGGATGCGGGTACTCGCTGA
- a CDS encoding ABC transporter ATP-binding protein codes for MSDLPGGKPPQIVLSANHLLLQFGGIVALNDVSIDVHADELLAVIGPNGAGKSSLMNCLSGFYRPKAGEIRLGEHSIRGMGTHEVAARGLARTFQGTHIFSGMTVIENLMVGRHLHMRTNLIQSFCHFGPAVREEVAHREAVEEIIEFLEIESIRHVPVGSLGYGLRKRVDLGRALAQDPKILLMDEPMAGMNTEEKEDLARFILDVREAKRIPIVLVEHDMGVVMDLADRIAVLDFGKKIAEGTPKEIQSDPAVLKAYLGEGVA; via the coding sequence ATGAGTGATCTTCCAGGGGGTAAGCCGCCTCAGATCGTGCTTTCCGCAAACCATCTGCTTCTGCAGTTTGGGGGCATCGTGGCCCTGAACGACGTTTCCATCGATGTACACGCCGACGAGCTGTTGGCGGTGATCGGGCCTAACGGCGCAGGCAAGTCGTCGCTGATGAACTGCTTGAGCGGCTTCTATCGTCCCAAGGCAGGCGAGATCCGCCTTGGCGAACACTCCATCCGAGGCATGGGCACGCATGAGGTCGCGGCCCGTGGACTGGCCCGGACGTTTCAAGGTACCCACATCTTCTCGGGCATGACGGTGATCGAGAACCTGATGGTGGGGCGTCACTTGCACATGCGCACCAACCTGATCCAGTCGTTCTGCCACTTCGGACCCGCTGTGCGAGAAGAGGTGGCTCACCGGGAAGCCGTGGAGGAAATCATCGAGTTCCTGGAGATCGAGTCGATCCGTCACGTGCCCGTTGGCAGCCTGGGTTATGGGCTTCGCAAGCGCGTCGACCTGGGGCGTGCACTGGCACAAGATCCCAAGATCCTTCTGATGGACGAGCCCATGGCAGGCATGAACACCGAGGAGAAGGAAGACCTGGCCCGGTTCATTCTGGACGTGAGAGAGGCAAAACGCATCCCCATCGTGCTGGTTGAGCACGACATGGGCGTCGTCATGGACCTGGCGGATCGGATTGCTGTACTGGACTTCGGGAAAAAGATTGCTGAGGGAACGCCCAAGGAGATCCAGTCCGATCCCGCCGTTTTGAAAGCCTATCTGGGCGAGGGGGTGGCATGA
- a CDS encoding AMP-dependent synthetase/ligase codes for MNIRMATLPQLLRDHARQSPKRLSQRHKTRGIWREYDFSQVQRNVMDLALGLHQLGIQRGETVAIIGENEPQHYWAEFAAQAIGCKVISLYPDLTADEVQYLLEDSEAVCLFAQDQEQVDKGLAVKAATPNLRHIVYWDDTGMWSYHDSILRKFHQLQSEGRALGEKDALLYDRLVDQGCPDDIAVLSYTSGTTGKPKGVILSHRSLVDNAQRLINATKARPGTQYLSYIAPAWATEQFMGVALGIGLPMVVNFPEGPEQVLPNIRELAVEAMTFAPRQWESMASSVQAHMLDAGPVRRGIYEWGLQVGHAVHVARLDGKPVSWWKRALLPLANALVLRPLRDQLGLTRLKVAICGGATMAPDVFRMFHAIGVPLRNIYGSTEVGLLTSHQGDRFDLETVGHWMQTHPEAGSSLEWMLTADGELCVKGGSSFLGYYRREGSVEAKVKDGWYQTGDAVTKTDRGELVFLERMSDLKRLASGQTFPPQFVETRLRFSPFIKDIMTVGDERRDFVAALINIDMSVLSRWAEDKRIGFSTFTDLSQRLEVAELLSREIARVNQFLPAHARVQRFANFPKELDPDEGELTRSRKLRREFLEERYSALIQGLYNGAPEVTVDIPVTYQDGRRSQFTAQVFIRDVASATPKSGLSNGRRR; via the coding sequence ATGAACATTCGCATGGCAACACTGCCGCAATTGCTGCGTGATCACGCCCGCCAATCACCGAAGCGGCTGTCTCAGCGACACAAGACGCGCGGTATCTGGCGCGAGTACGACTTCTCGCAGGTCCAGCGCAATGTCATGGACTTGGCCTTAGGTCTTCACCAATTGGGCATTCAACGGGGAGAGACGGTCGCCATCATCGGGGAGAACGAGCCTCAGCACTACTGGGCCGAATTCGCGGCGCAGGCCATTGGGTGCAAGGTGATCTCGCTGTATCCAGACCTCACCGCAGACGAAGTGCAGTACCTGCTGGAAGACAGTGAGGCCGTCTGCCTCTTTGCGCAGGATCAGGAGCAGGTGGACAAAGGGTTGGCGGTGAAGGCGGCAACTCCTAACTTACGGCACATCGTGTATTGGGACGACACGGGCATGTGGTCGTACCACGACTCCATCTTGCGCAAGTTTCATCAGTTGCAGAGCGAGGGCCGGGCTCTTGGCGAGAAGGATGCTCTGCTGTACGACCGTCTCGTTGATCAGGGCTGTCCCGACGACATTGCAGTGCTTTCGTACACCTCGGGCACCACGGGCAAGCCCAAGGGGGTGATCCTTTCCCATCGCAGCCTGGTCGACAACGCTCAACGCCTGATCAATGCCACCAAGGCCAGGCCTGGCACCCAGTACCTGAGCTACATCGCGCCAGCCTGGGCCACAGAGCAGTTCATGGGCGTGGCCCTGGGCATTGGTCTGCCCATGGTGGTCAACTTTCCTGAGGGTCCTGAGCAGGTGCTGCCCAACATCCGCGAGCTGGCGGTCGAGGCCATGACGTTTGCCCCTCGGCAATGGGAAAGCATGGCGTCATCCGTGCAGGCCCACATGCTCGACGCTGGCCCCGTGCGGCGGGGCATTTACGAGTGGGGTTTGCAGGTGGGGCATGCGGTGCACGTCGCGCGCTTGGACGGCAAACCGGTCTCATGGTGGAAGCGGGCTTTGCTGCCCCTCGCCAATGCGCTGGTCCTGAGGCCCTTGAGAGACCAACTCGGCCTGACGCGCCTAAAGGTGGCCATTTGCGGCGGTGCCACCATGGCCCCAGATGTGTTCCGTATGTTCCATGCCATCGGCGTTCCCTTGCGAAACATCTATGGCTCAACCGAGGTGGGGCTGCTGACGAGCCACCAGGGCGACCGTTTTGATCTGGAGACCGTGGGTCACTGGATGCAGACGCACCCGGAGGCAGGTTCTTCCCTTGAATGGATGCTCACGGCCGATGGTGAGTTGTGCGTCAAGGGAGGCAGCTCGTTTCTGGGCTACTACCGACGCGAAGGATCTGTCGAGGCCAAGGTCAAGGACGGTTGGTACCAGACTGGCGATGCGGTCACCAAGACGGACCGAGGTGAGTTGGTGTTCCTGGAGCGCATGTCTGACCTGAAGCGCCTCGCCAGCGGCCAGACCTTCCCACCTCAGTTTGTGGAAACGCGTCTGCGATTCAGCCCGTTCATCAAGGACATCATGACCGTCGGAGACGAGAGGCGCGACTTCGTGGCCGCGCTCATCAACATCGACATGAGCGTGCTGTCTCGCTGGGCAGAAGACAAGCGCATTGGTTTCTCGACCTTCACGGACCTCTCCCAGCGTCTTGAAGTCGCGGAGCTCCTCAGCCGAGAAATCGCGCGGGTTAATCAGTTCCTGCCGGCCCATGCGCGGGTGCAGCGCTTCGCCAATTTCCCGAAGGAACTTGATCCCGATGAGGGCGAGTTGACCCGATCGAGAAAGTTGCGCCGAGAGTTTCTGGAAGAACGTTATTCGGCGCTGATTCAAGGTCTCTACAACGGGGCGCCTGAAGTGACCGTGGACATCCCAGTGACCTATCAGGATGGGCGTCGCAGCCAGTTCACCGCGCAGGTTTTCATTCGCGACGTGGCGTCTGCCACGCCCAAGTCCGGTCTTTCCAACGGGAGAAGGCGATGA
- a CDS encoding branched-chain amino acid ABC transporter permease has product MIDFLNYLINGALTGLLYALIAMGFVVIYRASKVFNFAQGELVVFGGYMVWWTVIQMGLPLWIGLPVAFVSAAIFGLMIERIFFARLVGESIFSMVMVTIGLLILIRGVVLVLFGPQVRAFPMVFPIEPLIFGDILISRSMLYGGLLTIAIGFGLSWFFNKTRAGLTMTAVAEDHQVAMSMGISVQRSIAFAWILGSILSTLGAMVHLSGRSINMLSSDIGLAALPVALLAGLESLAGLLLAGVLVGVIQGLASAYLDPLVGGAIGSVFPFIIMLLMLLIRPTGMFGWKTIERV; this is encoded by the coding sequence ATGATTGATTTTCTGAATTACCTGATCAATGGCGCGCTGACGGGCCTTTTGTATGCACTGATTGCCATGGGTTTTGTGGTGATCTATCGGGCATCGAAGGTATTCAACTTCGCTCAGGGGGAGTTGGTCGTCTTCGGCGGGTACATGGTCTGGTGGACAGTGATTCAAATGGGACTGCCGCTGTGGATAGGCCTGCCAGTGGCATTCGTGAGTGCGGCAATCTTTGGACTAATGATTGAGCGAATCTTCTTCGCGCGATTGGTCGGTGAGTCCATCTTTTCAATGGTGATGGTGACCATCGGTCTTCTGATCCTTATTCGGGGCGTGGTTCTGGTCCTGTTCGGTCCACAGGTCCGCGCCTTTCCGATGGTATTTCCGATTGAGCCGCTGATATTTGGCGACATCCTGATTTCACGCTCGATGCTCTATGGCGGGTTGCTCACGATTGCCATTGGTTTCGGACTTTCGTGGTTCTTCAATAAGACCCGCGCCGGCCTGACGATGACCGCGGTGGCCGAGGATCACCAGGTGGCGATGTCCATGGGAATCTCAGTGCAGCGATCGATTGCCTTCGCTTGGATTCTTGGTTCCATTCTTTCGACTTTAGGTGCCATGGTCCACCTGAGTGGTCGATCAATCAACATGCTGAGTTCTGATATTGGTTTGGCGGCGCTTCCTGTAGCTCTGCTAGCAGGCTTGGAATCGCTTGCCGGTTTGTTGCTTGCTGGGGTGTTGGTGGGAGTGATTCAAGGGTTGGCTTCTGCCTATCTCGACCCCCTAGTCGGCGGGGCAATTGGCTCAGTCTTTCCATTCATCATCATGTTGCTGATGCTCTTGATTCGTCCAACCGGCATGTTCGGGTGGAAAACCATTGAAAGGGTTTGA
- a CDS encoding branched-chain amino acid ABC transporter permease produces the protein MDPAGIFSTSYRQDQSLIRTRNQAITLLLFIVALFALPMFAEVRSVAVMTSMLITAVVVLGLQINTGLAGQVNIGQAAFMGVGAYSTAVLASKLHLPFWLALPAGGVFAALFGVIFGLAAVRIKGFYLALTTIAAQILFHFFVLNLPQKWLGGSNGITMQPAELFGFKFESDAGVYYLCLVVAMIMIAGGYGIARSRHGRIFAAVRDDDVASGMMGINVVRTKALAFLVGAFYAGIGGGLWAYYVRFVTIDQFTLIHSIWFIAMIIVGGMGSITGALIGVFVIRMAQESITSMGPVLIERIPFLGGDLVFAAMNIFLGGIIAGFLIFEPRGLMHRWNIAKRSYRMWPYPY, from the coding sequence ATGGATCCCGCAGGAATTTTTTCAACCTCCTATCGTCAGGATCAATCGCTCATCCGGACGCGAAATCAGGCCATCACCCTGCTGCTGTTTATTGTGGCGCTGTTTGCCCTGCCGATGTTCGCTGAGGTGCGATCGGTGGCAGTGATGACTTCGATGCTCATCACTGCAGTGGTAGTCCTTGGTCTGCAAATTAATACTGGCCTGGCCGGACAGGTCAATATTGGCCAGGCAGCATTCATGGGGGTGGGTGCGTATTCGACGGCTGTGCTGGCCAGCAAACTGCATCTTCCGTTCTGGTTGGCGTTGCCTGCGGGGGGTGTGTTCGCAGCGCTTTTCGGCGTCATATTTGGTCTCGCTGCTGTCCGGATCAAGGGCTTCTACCTCGCGCTCACCACGATTGCAGCGCAAATCCTGTTTCACTTCTTTGTGCTCAACCTTCCGCAAAAATGGTTGGGTGGCTCAAACGGCATCACCATGCAGCCTGCGGAGCTGTTTGGCTTCAAGTTTGAGTCGGATGCTGGCGTGTATTACCTGTGTCTTGTGGTGGCGATGATCATGATCGCTGGAGGATACGGAATTGCGCGCAGCCGACACGGACGAATTTTTGCAGCCGTCCGTGATGACGACGTTGCCTCGGGGATGATGGGTATCAATGTGGTCAGGACAAAAGCCCTGGCATTTCTGGTGGGTGCCTTTTATGCCGGCATTGGTGGTGGTCTTTGGGCTTACTACGTCCGCTTTGTGACGATTGACCAGTTCACATTGATTCATTCGATCTGGTTTATCGCCATGATCATCGTGGGCGGTATGGGTTCGATTACCGGCGCATTGATTGGAGTGTTCGTCATTCGAATGGCCCAGGAGTCCATCACGTCCATGGGGCCTGTGCTGATCGAAAGAATTCCATTTCTTGGAGGAGACCTGGTGTTCGCGGCCATGAATATTTTTCTCGGCGGCATCATTGCGGGCTTCCTGATTTTTGAGCCTCGTGGCCTGATGCACCGTTGGAATATTGCAAAGCGGTCGTATCGGATGTGGCCATACCCCTATTGA
- a CDS encoding ABC transporter substrate-binding protein: MIQQTMAVSVSARQALGSVMFLAALGCGSAAHAQATYNIAGIADFTGPFADVMKDITGCRRGVLDWWNDEVGKSLGVTLKVKEHDARYDVAQVASLWPGIKAELNPIAAWGLGGPDSNALQQRLPNDKIPLLLGTAGYGFAWKGDSWVFNARATYPHEAAGFYTWYQKKMGSAPLKVGVISSEVSPAYVDIHKGVERFAKDNPQVLEIVETIYTEAQPTDLTQQVSRLLRKGATVIQVFNNTASVVATRRALQSLGKGNIPLVVSAHNGLLSSGKALGDLNQMEGSYEVYGMAIPTDDPTTARAFFEKLRTQYKTQANFTSPCMMGLATSLLTVRAVEQVVKAKGPAGVTGADVRAALQTNAVPSERTFGVLPNVKFSNEAPFPTSGLAVNIGTIEKGKYKLIEQNAPVPNVNKW, encoded by the coding sequence ATGATTCAGCAGACGATGGCCGTTTCTGTCAGCGCCCGCCAGGCCTTGGGTTCGGTGATGTTCTTGGCCGCCTTGGGTTGCGGTAGTGCCGCTCACGCTCAAGCGACATACAACATCGCCGGTATCGCAGACTTTACCGGCCCCTTCGCCGATGTTATGAAGGACATCACAGGCTGCCGCCGCGGGGTTCTTGACTGGTGGAATGATGAGGTGGGCAAGTCGCTTGGCGTGACGCTGAAGGTCAAGGAGCACGACGCCCGCTATGACGTCGCCCAGGTTGCCTCGCTCTGGCCAGGTATCAAGGCGGAGCTGAACCCTATCGCCGCTTGGGGCCTCGGCGGCCCGGACAGCAACGCGCTGCAGCAACGACTGCCCAACGACAAGATTCCGCTGCTGCTGGGCACGGCCGGCTATGGATTTGCCTGGAAGGGCGACAGCTGGGTGTTCAATGCCCGGGCCACATATCCGCATGAAGCGGCAGGCTTCTACACCTGGTATCAGAAGAAGATGGGGAGCGCCCCGCTGAAGGTGGGGGTGATCTCCTCTGAGGTTTCTCCTGCTTATGTGGACATCCACAAAGGCGTGGAGCGTTTTGCCAAGGACAACCCGCAGGTTCTGGAGATTGTTGAGACGATTTACACCGAGGCACAGCCGACGGACCTCACGCAGCAGGTGAGCCGTCTGCTCCGCAAAGGGGCGACGGTAATCCAGGTCTTTAACAACACGGCATCGGTGGTGGCAACCCGACGTGCGCTGCAAAGCTTGGGCAAAGGCAATATTCCCTTGGTGGTCAGCGCACATAACGGATTGCTGTCATCCGGCAAGGCGTTGGGCGACCTCAACCAGATGGAGGGAAGTTACGAGGTCTATGGCATGGCCATTCCGACGGACGACCCGACCACTGCTCGAGCCTTTTTCGAGAAGCTGCGCACCCAGTACAAGACCCAGGCCAACTTCACCTCGCCTTGCATGATGGGGCTGGCCACTTCCCTGCTCACTGTTCGCGCGGTGGAGCAGGTGGTAAAGGCCAAGGGGCCTGCTGGGGTGACGGGAGCTGATGTCCGCGCCGCTTTGCAGACCAATGCCGTTCCTAGCGAACGAACCTTTGGTGTTTTGCCCAACGTCAAGTTCAGCAACGAGGCGCCGTTTCCGACTTCTGGATTGGCCGTAAACATCGGAACGATTGAAAAGGGGAAGTACAAGCTGATCGAGCAGAACGCTCCCGTTCCAAACGTGAACAAGTGGTAA
- a CDS encoding ABC transporter ATP-binding protein: protein MEVLYSDVILAVKGITARVPQGQCVTLLGANGAGKSTTLKAISNLIRTEDGRVTAGSITLDGTNITGANPVEVVRQGLVHVMEGRKVLRHMTVEQNLVVGGHMGSGREAKERLDEVYSRIKRLAALRDRTAGYLSGGEQQLLVIGRALMSQPKLVMIDEPSLGLAPLMVEEVYGLLSDLKASGLTLLIVEQNTRVALELADYGYVMESGRIVLEGPSGQLKSNEDVREFYLGLTVEGERKSFRDMKHYRRRKRWLG, encoded by the coding sequence GTGGAAGTCCTTTACAGCGATGTGATTCTGGCTGTGAAGGGGATTACAGCGCGCGTACCACAGGGCCAGTGCGTCACGCTGCTTGGCGCCAACGGCGCGGGCAAGAGTACGACGCTCAAGGCGATTTCAAATCTGATCCGCACCGAAGATGGTCGGGTCACCGCGGGATCGATCACGCTCGACGGCACCAACATCACCGGAGCCAACCCGGTAGAGGTGGTGCGCCAGGGTCTCGTGCACGTCATGGAGGGGCGCAAGGTCCTTCGTCACATGACAGTCGAACAGAACCTGGTGGTCGGTGGGCACATGGGTAGCGGGCGAGAGGCTAAGGAAAGGCTCGACGAGGTCTATTCCCGCATCAAGCGCTTGGCCGCCCTGCGCGACCGAACCGCAGGGTATTTGTCTGGAGGCGAGCAGCAACTTCTGGTGATTGGTCGCGCATTGATGTCCCAGCCCAAGCTGGTGATGATCGATGAACCATCGCTCGGATTGGCCCCCTTGATGGTGGAGGAGGTGTACGGCCTTCTTTCCGACTTGAAAGCCAGCGGTCTGACTTTGCTGATCGTTGAGCAGAACACCCGCGTTGCGCTCGAACTCGCGGACTACGGCTATGTGATGGAGAGCGGCCGCATCGTGTTGGAGGGGCCTTCTGGTCAGCTCAAGAGCAATGAGGATGTTCGCGAGTTCTACCTCGGCTTGACGGTG